Proteins co-encoded in one Ruegeria sp. YS9 genomic window:
- a CDS encoding DnaA ATPase domain-containing protein produces MPRQLSFDLPAKTALGREDFFVSPANALAVAMISATSWPGNKLVLTGPAGAGKTHLAHVWAAETGGRIIQAADLRYDDVPDLARRPIAVEDVPMIANDIDQQKTLFHLHNLVLAEGHALLMTGRLAPKFWELPLADLQSRVEGAHHVALDPPDDALLGAVLAKLFVDRQLNPGPEVIAYLVKHMDRRFETAADVVAQLDQLALMEKRDITRTLAVRVLNMSPDEIETGD; encoded by the coding sequence ATGCCCCGACAACTCAGCTTTGATCTGCCCGCCAAGACTGCGCTCGGGCGTGAGGATTTCTTTGTGTCGCCTGCCAATGCTTTGGCTGTGGCGATGATCTCGGCCACATCCTGGCCGGGAAACAAGCTTGTACTGACTGGCCCGGCTGGCGCAGGCAAAACCCATCTGGCGCATGTCTGGGCTGCGGAAACCGGCGGACGCATCATTCAGGCCGCCGACTTGCGGTATGACGACGTCCCGGATCTGGCACGCAGGCCAATTGCCGTCGAAGACGTGCCCATGATCGCCAACGATATCGACCAGCAGAAAACGCTGTTTCACCTGCACAATCTGGTTCTGGCCGAAGGGCACGCCTTGTTGATGACAGGTCGGCTGGCCCCGAAGTTCTGGGAATTGCCACTGGCGGACCTGCAAAGCCGGGTCGAAGGTGCCCATCACGTGGCGCTGGACCCGCCCGACGATGCATTGCTGGGCGCGGTTCTGGCCAAACTGTTCGTAGATCGGCAGCTGAACCCCGGCCCCGAGGTAATCGCCTATCTCGTCAAACACATGGATCGGCGATTTGAAACTGCGGCCGACGTGGTGGCGCAACTGGATCAATTGGCCCTTATGGAAAAGCGCGACATCACCCGCACTTTGGCCGTGCGGGTTCTGAACATGAGCCCGGATGAGATCGAGACGGGTGATTGA
- the scpA gene encoding methylmalonyl-CoA mutase: MTDTKDWKALAEKELRGRPLDDLTKETLEGIAVKPLYTQEDTAGLPHMGSLPGFGPFTRGVKATMYAGRPWTIRQYAGFSTAEESNAFYRRNLAAGQQGVSVAFDLATHRGYDSDHPRVVGDVGKAGVAIDSVEDMKILFDGIPLDKVSVSMTMNGAVIPILANFIVAGEEQGHDKSVLSGTIQNDILKEFMVRNTYIYPPEPSMRIISDIIEYTSNEMPKFNSISISGYHMQEAGANLVQELAYTLADGREYVRAATQAGMDVDKFAGRLSFFFAIGMNFFMEIAKLRAARTLWHRVMTEFGAKSERSKMLRTHCQTSGVSLQEQDPYNNVIRTAYEAMSAVLGGTQSLHTNALDEAIALPTDFSARIARNTQLVLQEETGVTDVVDPLAGSYYVESLTNELIEKAWALMEEVEEMGGMTKAVASGMPKLRIEESAARRQAMIDRGEEVIVGVNKYRKEQEDPIDILDVDNVAVREAQVARLERIRATRDEAACQQALDALTKAAQEGGNLLAAAVEAARARASVGEISMAMEKEFGRHRAEVKTLAGVYGAAYEGDEGFAAIQKSIEEFADAEGRRPRLLVVKMGQDGHDRGAKVIATAFADIGFDVDVGPLFQTPAEAAQDAVDNDVHVVGISSQAAGHKTLAPQLVEELKKAGAEDIIVICGGVIPQQDYQFLYDHGVKAIFGPGTNIPEAAQDILRLIREARG, from the coding sequence ATGACCGACACCAAGGATTGGAAAGCGCTGGCCGAGAAAGAGCTGCGCGGACGTCCGCTGGACGACCTGACCAAAGAGACGCTGGAGGGCATCGCGGTCAAACCGCTCTATACGCAGGAAGACACCGCCGGTTTGCCGCATATGGGTTCGCTGCCGGGCTTTGGTCCGTTTACACGCGGTGTGAAGGCCACGATGTATGCGGGCCGTCCCTGGACGATCCGTCAGTACGCGGGCTTTTCGACCGCCGAAGAATCCAACGCCTTCTATCGCCGCAACCTGGCGGCGGGCCAGCAGGGTGTTTCGGTCGCCTTCGATCTGGCCACCCACCGCGGCTATGACAGCGACCATCCCCGCGTGGTTGGTGACGTTGGTAAGGCTGGCGTGGCCATCGACAGTGTCGAAGACATGAAGATCCTGTTCGATGGCATCCCGCTCGATAAGGTCTCGGTCTCGATGACCATGAACGGCGCGGTGATCCCGATCCTGGCGAACTTCATCGTTGCGGGTGAAGAACAGGGTCATGACAAATCCGTCCTGTCCGGCACCATTCAGAACGACATTCTGAAGGAATTCATGGTGCGCAACACCTATATCTACCCGCCGGAACCTTCGATGCGGATCATCTCGGACATCATCGAATATACCTCGAACGAGATGCCCAAGTTCAACTCGATCTCGATCTCGGGCTATCACATGCAAGAGGCCGGCGCGAACCTGGTGCAGGAGCTGGCCTATACCCTGGCTGACGGGCGCGAATACGTTCGGGCCGCGACACAGGCCGGGATGGACGTGGACAAGTTCGCAGGCCGGCTGTCGTTCTTCTTTGCCATCGGCATGAACTTTTTCATGGAGATCGCCAAACTGCGCGCCGCGCGCACGCTGTGGCACCGGGTCATGACCGAGTTCGGCGCGAAATCCGAACGGTCCAAAATGCTGCGCACCCACTGCCAGACGTCAGGTGTCAGCTTGCAGGAACAGGACCCCTACAACAACGTGATCCGCACCGCCTATGAGGCGATGAGCGCGGTTTTGGGCGGCACACAGTCGCTTCACACAAACGCTCTGGACGAGGCGATCGCGCTGCCCACCGACTTTTCGGCGCGTATCGCCCGGAACACGCAGCTGGTGTTGCAGGAAGAGACCGGCGTGACCGATGTGGTCGATCCGCTGGCGGGGTCCTATTACGTCGAAAGCCTGACCAATGAACTGATCGAGAAAGCCTGGGCCCTGATGGAAGAGGTCGAGGAAATGGGCGGCATGACCAAGGCCGTGGCCAGCGGCATGCCCAAGCTGCGCATCGAGGAAAGCGCCGCGCGCCGCCAGGCCATGATCGACCGGGGCGAAGAGGTGATCGTCGGGGTCAACAAGTATCGCAAGGAACAGGAAGACCCGATCGACATTCTGGACGTCGACAACGTGGCCGTACGCGAGGCCCAGGTCGCGCGTTTGGAACGCATCCGTGCGACCCGTGACGAGGCTGCCTGCCAACAGGCGCTGGACGCTTTGACCAAGGCTGCCCAAGAGGGCGGAAACCTGCTGGCCGCTGCGGTCGAGGCCGCCCGTGCCCGCGCATCCGTAGGAGAGATCAGCATGGCAATGGAAAAGGAATTCGGCCGCCACCGCGCCGAAGTGAAAACCCTGGCCGGCGTTTATGGGGCGGCCTATGAGGGTGACGAAGGCTTTGCCGCGATCCAGAAATCCATCGAGGAATTCGCCGACGCCGAAGGCCGCCGCCCCCGTCTGCTGGTGGTCAAGATGGGGCAGGACGGTCATGACCGTGGGGCCAAGGTCATTGCAACCGCCTTTGCCGATATCGGGTTCGACGTGGACGTGGGCCCCTTGTTCCAGACACCGGCCGAAGCCGCGCAGGACGCGGTGGACAATGACGTGCATGTGGTCGGCATTTCCTCGCAGGCGGCAGGGCACAAGACATTGGCCCCGCAACTGGTGGAAGAGCTGAAAAAGGCCGGGGCCGAGGACATCATCGTGATCTGCGGCGGGGTGATCCCGCAGCAGGATTACCAGTTCCTTTATGATCATGGGGTCAAGGCCATCTTTGGCCCGGGCACCAACATTCCCGAGGCCGCTCAGGACATCCTGCGCCTGATCCGCGAAGCGCGCGGTTGA
- a CDS encoding DUF4174 domain-containing protein — MTRTLAFVFSTLIPLSVWAADGTATTEDSFVRPVGDSELSDFLWVSRPIVVFADTPADPRFQQQIDMLLEGEAAMRERDVVVLTDTDPSARSPIRSQLRPRGFQMVFVDKDGVVKLRKPSPWSVREIGRSIDKTPLREREIRERREGG, encoded by the coding sequence ATGACACGCACGCTTGCCTTTGTTTTTTCGACACTAATCCCGCTGTCCGTCTGGGCGGCGGATGGCACGGCGACGACGGAAGACAGTTTTGTCCGCCCGGTAGGTGACAGCGAACTCAGCGATTTTCTCTGGGTCAGCCGCCCGATCGTGGTCTTTGCCGACACGCCGGCGGACCCGCGGTTCCAGCAACAGATCGACATGTTGCTCGAAGGTGAAGCCGCAATGCGTGAGCGTGACGTGGTGGTTCTGACCGATACCGATCCATCGGCGCGGTCGCCGATCCGGTCACAGCTGCGCCCGCGTGGGTTCCAGATGGTATTCGTCGACAAGGACGGCGTGGTCAAACTGCGCAAACCTTCTCCGTGGAGCGTGCGCGAGATTGGCCGGTCCATCGACAAGACACCCCTGCGCGAACGCGAAATCCGCGAACGGCGCGAAGGCGGCTGA
- a CDS encoding VOC family protein, translating into MLLDHLAVAGETLEDATAHIEQALGVALQPGGKHETFGTYNKLLGLRDGLYLEAIAIDPQAQTPGRTRWFDLDRFEGSPRLTNWICRVDDIEASLSVFPDGVGQPIDLTRGALRWRMAVPPTGRLPFDNLFPALIEWQGDLHPADMLQDSACRLRRLVVYHPDALTLARHLGALEYVVFDTGPAALRAEFETPHGVRVLE; encoded by the coding sequence ATGTTACTGGATCATCTGGCCGTCGCGGGTGAAACGCTGGAAGACGCAACTGCCCATATCGAACAAGCGCTTGGCGTTGCGCTGCAACCCGGCGGCAAGCACGAGACGTTCGGGACATACAACAAATTGCTTGGCCTCAGGGACGGTCTCTATCTGGAGGCGATCGCGATCGACCCGCAGGCGCAAACTCCGGGCAGAACGCGATGGTTCGATCTGGACCGCTTCGAGGGCAGCCCGCGTCTGACCAACTGGATTTGCAGGGTCGACGATATCGAAGCCTCGCTTTCCGTGTTTCCCGATGGTGTCGGGCAACCGATCGACCTGACCCGGGGGGCGTTACGATGGCGCATGGCGGTTCCGCCAACCGGGCGCTTGCCGTTCGACAACCTGTTTCCCGCACTTATCGAATGGCAGGGCGACCTTCACCCGGCCGACATGCTGCAAGACAGCGCCTGTCGGCTGCGGCGTTTGGTTGTGTACCACCCGGATGCATTGACGCTGGCCAGACATCTGGGTGCATTGGAATATGTGGTGTTCGACACCGGTCCGGCCGCGCTCAGGGCTGAATTCGAGACGCCCCATGGGGTCCGGGTGCTGGAATGA
- a CDS encoding endonuclease/exonuclease/phosphatase family protein gives MRLATYNIEWFANLFDQKDNLIVDDTWSGRHDVTKAQQVEAIAKVLTAIDADAVLIVEAPNTGKRQNTVRALQTFAEAFDLRTSDAVMGFANDTHQELALLYDRTVLTARHDPRGDIDDPLAPRFDGEFRIDLDIDATEDVVRFSKPPMELAVTTQSGREVRLIGAHLKSKAPHGAGSRDEAIRISIANRRKQLAQAVWLARRVEMHVANQEPVILLGDLNDGPGLDEFEHLFGRSSVEILLQAGLFDPHAVTAHGFRPGSIPSTARFARPEEGRFLEALLDYILITQDLRAYRPAWRIWHPFRDAFCWSAPDLRQALLTASDHFPVTLDIDL, from the coding sequence ATGCGGCTGGCGACCTACAATATCGAATGGTTCGCCAATCTTTTTGATCAAAAAGACAATCTGATTGTCGATGACACCTGGTCCGGGCGGCATGACGTCACCAAGGCGCAGCAGGTCGAGGCGATTGCAAAAGTGCTGACCGCGATTGACGCAGACGCGGTATTGATCGTCGAGGCTCCGAACACCGGCAAACGCCAGAATACGGTGCGGGCCCTGCAAACCTTTGCCGAGGCTTTTGATCTGCGCACCTCTGACGCGGTGATGGGGTTTGCCAACGACACCCATCAGGAGCTGGCGCTGCTTTACGACAGGACCGTTCTTACCGCGCGCCATGATCCCAGGGGTGACATCGACGACCCCTTGGCCCCCCGGTTTGATGGCGAGTTCAGAATCGACCTGGATATAGATGCGACCGAGGATGTTGTGCGGTTTTCCAAACCACCGATGGAATTGGCGGTGACCACGCAATCGGGCCGCGAGGTCCGGCTGATCGGAGCTCATTTGAAATCAAAGGCTCCGCATGGGGCTGGGTCGCGGGATGAGGCGATCCGTATCTCGATTGCCAACCGCCGCAAGCAATTGGCACAGGCGGTCTGGCTGGCAAGGCGGGTCGAGATGCACGTTGCAAACCAAGAACCTGTCATTTTGCTGGGAGACCTGAACGATGGCCCCGGGCTGGATGAGTTCGAACACCTGTTCGGCCGGTCTTCGGTCGAGATTTTGCTGCAAGCGGGTTTGTTCGATCCGCACGCGGTGACGGCTCATGGTTTTCGGCCCGGATCGATACCTTCCACGGCCCGCTTTGCCCGTCCGGAAGAAGGCAGGTTTCTCGAGGCTCTTCTGGATTATATACTGATTACCCAGGATCTGCGTGCCTACCGTCCGGCCTGGCGTATTTGGCATCCGTTTCGCGACGCGTTCTGCTGGTCCGCACCGGACCTGCGACAGGCGCTGTTGACGGCGTCGGATCATTTCCCGGTCACGCTGGACATCGACCTGTGA
- a CDS encoding GNAT family N-acetyltransferase yields MIIRPAVGADAPAIARITNAIIGESLITFTTDERSTTQITEDIAARGTGFLVAELDGQVVGFATHAPFRAGPGYAQTREHSIQLSPNARGKGVGRALMRALEQAARTDRVHVLVAGISSANPGAVAFHAALGFSQVGRMPEVGFKWGQRLDLVLMQKILSPE; encoded by the coding sequence ATGATCATTCGCCCGGCCGTGGGGGCTGATGCGCCCGCAATCGCCAGGATCACCAATGCGATCATTGGCGAGTCCCTGATCACGTTCACGACCGATGAGCGCAGCACGACGCAAATCACCGAGGACATCGCGGCGCGGGGCACCGGATTTCTGGTCGCCGAACTTGATGGGCAAGTTGTTGGTTTTGCCACCCATGCCCCGTTTCGTGCGGGGCCCGGATATGCGCAGACGCGCGAACATTCGATCCAGCTGTCACCGAACGCGCGCGGAAAGGGCGTTGGGCGTGCTTTGATGCGCGCGCTGGAGCAGGCCGCACGAACCGACAGGGTGCATGTGCTGGTCGCAGGCATCTCCTCGGCCAATCCGGGTGCTGTGGCGTTCCACGCGGCGCTGGGCTTTTCGCAGGTTGGTCGCATGCCCGAAGTAGGGTTCAAATGGGGCCAACGGCTGGATCTTGTGCTGATGCAGAAAATTCTTTCGCCTGAGTGA
- a CDS encoding acetyl/propionyl/methylcrotonyl-CoA carboxylase subunit alpha has protein sequence MFNKILIANRGEIACRVIKTARKMGIGTVAIFSDADKNALHVSMADEAIHIGPPPANQSYIVIDKVMDAIRQSGAQAVHPGYGFLSENAKFAEALEAEGVAFVGPPKGAIEAMGDKITSKKIAQEANVSTVPGYMGLIEDAEEAVKISNQIGYPVMIKASAGGGGKGMRIAWNDDEAREGFQSSKNEAASSFGDDRIFIEKFVTQPRHIEIQVLCDSHGNGIYLGERECSIQRRNQKVVEEAPSPFLDEATRKAMGEQAVALAKAVGYSSAGTVEFIVDGEKNFYFLEMNTRLQVEHPVTELITGVDLVEQMIRVAAGEKLSITQDDVSLTGWAIENRLYAEDPYRGFLPSIGRLTRYRPPQETAAGPMLANGKWQGDAPEGDVAVRNDTGVYEGGEISMYYDPMIAKLCTWAPTRDQAIEAMRVALDSFEVEGIGHNLPFLSAVMDHPKFISGDMTTAFIAEEYPDGFEGVELAEADLRRIAASCAAMHRVAEIRRTRVSGRMDNHERKVGTDWVVSFGREIQWPVKVDADQDGATIRFDDGQEMRVTGDWTPGDQLAVMTVDDAPLVMKVGKISGGFRIRNRGADLKVQIRTPRQAELARLMPEKLPPDTSKMLLCPMPGLVVKIDVEVGQEVQEGQALCTIEAMKMENILRAERKGTVAKINAGPGDSLAVDEVIIEFE, from the coding sequence ATGTTCAATAAGATCCTGATCGCCAACCGGGGCGAGATCGCCTGCCGGGTTATCAAGACCGCCCGCAAGATGGGTATCGGCACCGTCGCCATTTTCTCGGACGCGGACAAGAACGCGCTGCATGTGTCGATGGCGGACGAAGCCATTCATATCGGCCCGCCACCTGCAAACCAGTCTTACATCGTGATCGACAAGGTCATGGACGCCATCCGCCAGAGCGGCGCGCAGGCGGTCCATCCCGGTTATGGCTTCCTGTCCGAAAACGCCAAGTTTGCCGAGGCGCTGGAAGCCGAAGGCGTGGCGTTTGTCGGTCCTCCGAAAGGCGCGATCGAGGCGATGGGCGACAAGATTACCTCGAAGAAAATCGCTCAGGAAGCAAACGTGTCGACAGTTCCCGGATACATGGGGCTGATCGAAGACGCGGAAGAGGCGGTCAAAATCTCGAACCAGATCGGCTATCCTGTCATGATCAAGGCCAGCGCCGGGGGCGGTGGCAAGGGCATGCGGATCGCGTGGAATGATGACGAAGCGCGCGAGGGCTTCCAGTCGTCAAAGAACGAAGCAGCAAGCTCGTTCGGGGATGACCGGATCTTCATCGAGAAATTTGTGACCCAACCGCGTCACATCGAAATTCAGGTTCTTTGCGACAGTCATGGAAACGGTATCTACCTGGGCGAGCGCGAATGCTCGATCCAGCGCCGCAACCAGAAAGTCGTGGAAGAGGCGCCGTCGCCGTTTCTGGACGAAGCGACGCGCAAGGCCATGGGGGAACAGGCCGTGGCGCTGGCCAAGGCCGTGGGCTATTCCAGCGCAGGCACAGTCGAGTTCATCGTTGACGGTGAAAAGAACTTCTATTTCCTTGAAATGAACACCCGCTTGCAGGTGGAACACCCTGTTACCGAACTGATCACAGGTGTTGATCTGGTCGAACAGATGATCCGCGTGGCAGCGGGTGAAAAGCTGTCGATCACGCAGGACGACGTGTCTCTGACCGGATGGGCGATCGAAAACCGCCTGTACGCCGAGGATCCGTATCGCGGCTTCCTGCCCTCGATTGGCCGTCTGACCCGGTATCGCCCGCCTCAGGAGACGGCAGCCGGACCGATGCTGGCCAACGGCAAATGGCAGGGGGATGCGCCCGAAGGCGATGTTGCCGTTCGAAATGATACCGGCGTCTATGAAGGCGGTGAGATCAGCATGTATTACGACCCGATGATTGCCAAACTGTGTACCTGGGCTCCGACCCGTGATCAGGCGATCGAGGCGATGCGCGTGGCGCTGGACAGTTTCGAGGTTGAAGGCATTGGCCACAACCTGCCGTTCCTGTCCGCCGTGATGGATCATCCGAAATTCATCAGCGGCGATATGACCACGGCCTTCATCGCCGAGGAATACCCCGACGGGTTCGAGGGCGTCGAACTGGCCGAGGCAGACCTGCGCCGGATTGCGGCGTCCTGCGCGGCCATGCATCGCGTCGCTGAAATTCGCCGGACCCGCGTGTCGGGCCGGATGGACAATCACGAACGCAAGGTCGGCACCGATTGGGTCGTCTCCTTCGGGCGCGAGATCCAGTGGCCTGTCAAGGTTGACGCGGATCAGGATGGGGCCACGATCAGGTTTGACGACGGTCAGGAAATGCGGGTGACGGGTGATTGGACTCCGGGCGATCAGCTTGCTGTCATGACGGTCGATGACGCGCCGCTGGTCATGAAGGTGGGCAAGATCTCGGGCGGGTTCCGCATCCGTAACCGCGGCGCGGATCTCAAGGTGCAGATACGCACTCCGCGCCAGGCCGAACTGGCGCGTCTGATGCCTGAAAAACTGCCGCCGGACACTTCGAAAATGCTGCTGTGCCCGATGCCCGGCCTGGTCGTGAAGATCGACGTCGAAGTGGGGCAAGAGGTGCAGGAAGGCCAGGCGCTGTGCACCATCGAGGCGATGAAGATGGAAAACATCCTGCGCGCCGAGAGGAAGGGCACCGTTGCCAAGATCAATGCAGGCCCCGGCGACAGCCTCGCCGTGGACGAAGTGATCATCGAGTTCGAGTGA
- a CDS encoding molecular chaperone DjiA, with product MSIWTRISEALSALAQGESLTAVFEKLRSPPERSVAFTIAVIALGAKMAKADGQVTRDEVTAFRDVFQIAREDEEGAARVFNMARTDVAGYQDYARKIARMFAEDSTTLCDLMEGLFHIAMADGFYHPNENAFLEEVSKIFGQTDAQFKALRARFVPDAPKDPYTVLGVPQDMPLPDIRKVWRQLVRETHPDAMMARGVPEEAIRLAEKKMIDINRAWDEINGARA from the coding sequence ATGTCGATCTGGACCCGCATATCCGAAGCGCTCAGTGCGCTGGCCCAAGGCGAAAGCCTGACCGCAGTTTTTGAAAAGCTGCGTTCGCCCCCGGAACGTTCGGTGGCTTTCACGATTGCAGTGATTGCGCTGGGTGCAAAAATGGCCAAGGCAGACGGTCAGGTGACACGAGACGAGGTTACGGCCTTCCGCGATGTGTTCCAGATCGCGCGTGAAGACGAGGAAGGTGCCGCGCGGGTCTTCAACATGGCCCGCACGGATGTGGCGGGGTATCAGGACTATGCCCGCAAGATCGCCCGGATGTTTGCCGAAGACAGCACCACGCTTTGCGACCTGATGGAAGGGCTGTTTCACATCGCCATGGCCGATGGGTTCTACCACCCCAATGAGAACGCGTTCTTGGAAGAAGTGAGCAAGATCTTCGGGCAGACCGACGCTCAATTCAAAGCATTGCGGGCGCGATTTGTTCCGGATGCGCCAAAAGATCCTTACACGGTTCTGGGTGTGCCGCAGGACATGCCATTGCCCGATATCCGCAAAGTCTGGCGACAACTGGTCCGCGAAACGCACCCGGACGCCATGATGGCGCGCGGTGTTCCGGAAGAGGCGATCAGACTGGCCGAGAAAAAGATGATCGACATCAATCGCGCCTGGGATGAGATCAACGGCGCGCGGGCCTGA
- a CDS encoding Ppx/GppA family phosphatase, producing the protein MDQTAATDIPDWGPFGKPLFDEPGTRALSRVGVVDVGSNSVRMVIFDGAARSPAYFYNEKVMCELGAGLSETGRLNPRGRERALAALRRFQNLAVDLELPGLHVVATAAVREAKDGPDFCDQVKAETGLHVEVITGEEEARFSAQGVLLGWPGAYGLICDIGGSSMELAEIGDGQVGRRLTSALGPLKLRDIKGGRRARKAHIKSTMEKLRDEMGPQRDRLFLVGGSWRAFARLDMLRRGYPLNVLHEYRMTTKQVRETIKFIEKNDHEKLRSQAGVSSSRMSLIPYAMDVLARLIRTFKPKDIAISSYGIREGLLYEQMSQELRDRDPLIEASLFAESKDARLPGFGRNLYDFVMPLFKSAPPSSVRLIKAACLLHDVSWRAHPDYRAEVCFDNVTRANLGGLKHSERVFIGLALQHRYRNKREGNRFAPLYDLLDEKGQKEAEILGKAMRFGAMLWMHNDANMGRLKFYPKKRELELYLPEAAAPLFSEVAEARLNSLANALKSETRVIIRG; encoded by the coding sequence ATGGATCAGACCGCAGCAACCGACATCCCTGACTGGGGACCTTTCGGAAAGCCACTGTTCGACGAGCCTGGAACCCGGGCTTTGTCGCGTGTCGGCGTTGTCGATGTCGGATCCAACTCGGTCCGGATGGTCATCTTTGACGGTGCGGCCCGATCACCGGCCTATTTCTACAATGAAAAGGTCATGTGCGAATTGGGCGCGGGCCTGTCCGAGACCGGGCGGCTGAATCCGCGTGGGCGCGAACGGGCACTGGCGGCGCTGCGACGGTTTCAGAATCTGGCGGTTGATCTGGAATTGCCGGGCCTGCATGTCGTGGCCACGGCTGCTGTGCGCGAGGCAAAGGACGGACCGGATTTCTGCGATCAGGTGAAGGCGGAAACCGGGCTGCACGTGGAAGTCATCACCGGGGAAGAAGAAGCCCGTTTTTCAGCTCAGGGTGTGCTGCTGGGATGGCCCGGCGCCTATGGCCTGATCTGCGACATCGGCGGGTCTTCGATGGAGCTGGCCGAGATCGGGGACGGTCAGGTGGGCCGCCGCCTGACCTCGGCGCTCGGGCCACTGAAACTGCGCGATATCAAGGGCGGACGGCGTGCACGCAAGGCTCATATCAAAAGTACGATGGAAAAGCTGCGCGATGAGATGGGTCCGCAGCGAGATCGTCTGTTCCTGGTTGGCGGCAGCTGGCGGGCCTTTGCCCGGCTGGACATGCTGCGGCGCGGCTATCCGCTGAACGTGCTGCATGAATACCGGATGACGACAAAACAGGTTCGTGAAACGATCAAGTTCATTGAAAAGAACGATCATGAAAAACTGCGCAGCCAGGCCGGTGTATCCAGCTCGCGCATGTCGCTCATCCCTTACGCAATGGACGTTCTGGCCCGGCTGATACGAACGTTCAAACCCAAGGACATCGCCATTTCCAGCTATGGGATCCGTGAAGGATTGCTGTATGAACAGATGTCGCAGGAGTTGCGCGACCGGGACCCGTTGATCGAAGCAAGCCTTTTTGCCGAATCCAAGGATGCCCGCCTGCCCGGATTTGGCCGCAACCTCTATGATTTCGTGATGCCGCTGTTCAAATCAGCGCCCCCCAGCAGCGTTCGGCTGATCAAGGCTGCGTGCCTGCTGCACGATGTCAGCTGGCGTGCTCATCCCGATTACCGGGCCGAAGTCTGTTTCGACAACGTCACCCGCGCCAATCTGGGTGGTCTGAAGCACTCCGAACGTGTCTTTATCGGGCTGGCCTTGCAGCACCGGTATCGCAACAAACGCGAGGGCAACCGCTTTGCGCCCTTGTATGATCTGCTGGACGAAAAAGGCCAGAAAGAGGCCGAGATTCTGGGCAAGGCGATGCGCTTTGGCGCGATGCTGTGGATGCACAATGACGCCAATATGGGTCGCCTGAAATTCTATCCCAAAAAGCGCGAGCTGGAGCTGTACCTGCCCGAAGCAGCGGCCCCCCTGTTCAGCGAAGTTGCCGAAGCGCGCCTGAATTCTCTGGCAAACGCCCTGAAATCCGAAACGCGCGTGATCATCAGGGGCTGA